The Brassica rapa cultivar Chiifu-401-42 chromosome A10, CAAS_Brap_v3.01, whole genome shotgun sequence genome segment CGGAtcgaaagcgcgggtcaaaatctagatACTGATCCGTCCTTTCAAAGGGCGGGTATTCTATCTATTAAAATgtcatttttcaattttaatattatttctaattAGATAAGGATgtgtttcaatattttattatctaatatggtttatttttataaattgtaattcTAATTAGTGTGAGTATGTGTTTGAATAGTTTATTATCTaatatggtttttatttttataaattgtaatgtaatttatttattattagtaaAATTGTGTTTACACATATAGGACTGCAAATCCGTTGTTTgtttaattcttaaatatatcaaatgtattaatttgtttcctttttaaatgtataatctcaataaaaataaaacaggctttttatgattttaagtatatatattttacacaaATTGGCATAAtggattaatatatttgtttatctcttaaatatataatcactgtataaaaaataaaataatatttttaataactttcacaaaatttattttaaacaaaatggcCTAATGGGTTAACAATAATTCAATTTGAACCTATCGAATGGGCTTTAAATTTCTGTAGATCATTAAAGGtattaaaaaaagtaatggtatgttttgtaatttttaaaaaaagtcaGGGGCATAATCCTAAGaaggattctgctttaatagtatagatataagAAATATTAGTTAGcactttttcttttgaaaaattcatacgggaatataatatttaaatcggaacaacctgaaaaaaaaaatctaataccGAAATTAGAACTGTATATCTTATTTTCTGTTGTGAATGAAGAGAAAATAGATGAATTGATgttgttcttctttttttttttttggttgttgttCTTATTTCAtagataaacaaatatatataggaATATATAAGGTTTTgggaataaataaaaaatgagatACAAGTATATCTAATATCTTTTAAGTATATCTAGtatatatctaatatatttGTATCTATTATTCATAACAGTTtcttgtatatatgttttttcataACGACTCTTTCATTCACAAACTTATCATAATGTGATAGTTGGGTTAATACAAATGGAACACAAAAGTGAAAAGATGAGAGAGTATTGTCTTGAACATTATGTTTGGAAAATACAAATACATCGTCAGCCTTATTCCCACCCAGTCCTTCCAGTTACTTCTCTGATTCACTTGTGTATCTTACTATCTTGCCATTAATCAGACAACAACCTTCTTGCAATCACCTTGAAAAACAATCGTTGttgcattttatttttgttaatatgaAGAATTAAACCCTCATTTTAAACTTAAGTAAATAGAGCATTTGAGggtggaatatatatatatctttctaATAAAACAAGCATTATATAGAGCGGCTATGGAGAAAAGATATCCATACATATACGTATATATCTTAATGCAGGGAAgacgaaaataaaaaaattaatagactAACTGGAAAAACAtggataaaaaaaactataagcTTAATTAGTTTAACTTAAACAAGCATCCTCATATGTGTAAAACCGGAATGGCAATTAATCTTCTCAATGTTTTCTTTGCTTCGGATGTGACATGTAGTATCAAAATGCCCAGCTTCATCATAATCTATGTAACGCTCATGCATCCCTCTAAGTTTGATGTGAAGCTCGACGTCGGTTCCATTTATTACCTCTCCAGCATCGAAGGCCAATGAGAAAGCCGTGTGATCTCTGTAGCTACGCTCACGTATGATTTTAAAAACCGCAACGTTTACATCACCGAACCTCACCGAAGCATCACGGTCGTCGTAATAGATAGAATATCTCGAGCTAGGGTTTCTTACGAGGAAGTCAACGTGATACGTGGCGGTCGATGGAGAGATGGCGATGGATTGGATGGAGAATTTGGCGTGGGGGTCTGCTTCGTCGGTGAACAAGAAGATCAAGAACATGGCGATGGCGGTGAGTAAGCCGCCCCAAAGGGGCGAAAAGTAAGCGGCAAGTTCCTTGGAAGTGGCTTTACGATCATCAGGTGCTGGCAGAGTCGCTATAGGCCGTGACCACCACCAACGACGACGAGTGTCGGAGGGCGTAGAATATCCGAAGGGATGCGCACTGTTTTGGGAAGCCATATCCTTGTTTTGTTGGTTTAGAGAGAAGAGATTGTTATTGTTGTTTAGGTTCCACGTTTAAAGGAAAAAAGTGatgttattttcattaattatagAGACTATTTAAAAGTCAAtctcatatattttttatcccttatatattaaaggagaagcattgtaataaatgcattcacactataatagacacgtggcagcctcacaatgatttgataatatatatgctaacgcgttcacactatattcataaatgtgttcacactatatactttatattatttttaatataaaactcatatgcatggttccaataaaactttagatttttcatttcgaatcaaaacaaataacgaataaaaatctaaactatatatatatatatattatttttattgtttacggataaattcaggcaaaatatttctaaattttaattcGATTCGtaatccgttttgatttgaacaaaaaaatatggatatccgtaactctaAATCAGttactaaaatacaattaaaaaaaaacaaatcacaaattccaatatttttaggaacggatatcaaatttgatattttatatgcatatatatacatatatgtacagaattatatatatatatatatatgttatatatattatagtttatataagtttacaatattttatgaattaaatttattataataggTATTAAAggttaaaaagttaaataatattttattttgtaataaaatgttattattaaatttttcaattattctataaattttattttatttacagatcaaataggatattctttaaaattctaaatcatttcggTTATCAGAGTCACCGACTATCCATGTGGCTAAAGATTAAATCGACTTGAATGCCTCCACGATCTGTGTCCACCTCTATTTACGAATACaattgatttttctttatatgaaaaaaatttacTAAAGTCAAGgcctttataatttttaattaattttaattttatctttcatgtattatttagaacaaaaatgtcattcaatattaattaacaatatctttatatatttgtcatttattcttatatacttttacatacatatacatgtgcaccttaATGTGAGCACTTTCTAAGTATTTACCACCACtgaagtatctatttttttttttgaaagttgaactatttttttttttaatgattctttcactaccgaccaaattgtagtgaaatgatttgtcttaataattttttttttcttgatctcTTATCCGCTTACAAACTATgatatgaaaccattggttcgacatgacgattatctaaaatttataacatgaaaataaacaaataatagtaatttttgatttttaccaaaaaataaaaaatcaaacattctaacaaaacaaaccaaaataaatattaatttaaaataatggttatattttagaagattaaaaaccaaaaaataacttaaaaccgaaccgatatccaaattaaacagatttaatgtgtttttattaaaaataacaaaactaataatcacattccgcgcaaggcgcgggttattacctagtttatttataaaacatgtgtagataaaaaaataataatatgacggctttgtatttttaactgtGTTAATCATCATCGGATTTGACAgcacataaattaaaaatattcgcTGCGCCATCATGCTCAATtccgaataaaaaaaattgaaatgtgTATGATTGAATAGCTTTGTTATCGGCCCAATAAGAAAAAGTCAAAGGCCCAAAGATTCTCTCACGGGAGGAAAACTGAACATAGCGTTCTGACGTATTCGATTAGAGATTCTTCAGGTATCTGAAGTCACTAAACACATAATGTCTTTTCGTCTCTGACAACCTTTCTACTcttttgtgtatatataatgaCTCTTGGATTCGAtttcaagaacaagaagaaaaacataACAAACAAGAAGTAGTAGAAGAACATTCAAGCCTGAATCACTAAAATGGCAGAGATAGAATCTGAGTCTAAACAAGGAAGAAGGGTGGTGGTGATCGGCGGCCGAGTCGCAGGCTCCCTCGCAGCGAAGTTGCTTCAGTTCCATGCTGATGTCATCCTCATCGATCCGTAAGTTCTTGAAAACACAAAATTTAATCTCAGATTATCATTCATCACAAGCTCAAACTATGTTGAAATCAAATCAGGAAGGAGTACTTTGAGATCACGTGGGCGAGCTTGAGATCCATGGGGGAGCCTTCGTTTGCTGAAAGAACAATTATCAACCACAAAAACTACTTCAAGAAAGGCCGTGTTGTTACTTCTCCGGCGGTCAACATCACGGAGACTGATGTAATGACAGCAGATGGAGATGTGACTGGATATGATTAAACCATACTCGCAGATTGTCATTTCCTCTGCGTTGAGAAGCCTCTGTCTTCTCAATGGCTCAATGGAACCTCTCTGAAAGATAGCTTGGATGGTAAAGGGAGAGTCATGGTTGATGAGAACTTGAGGATTAAGGATAGAAAGAATGTATTTGCCATTGGTGATATCACTAATATTCCTGTAAGTTCACAAGACCATAACATTTTCAGGTTTTTTTTACATAGTTTCTTGTTTTGATTATATGATTTTTGTAATGACAGGATATATAGCGGAGATGCATGCTAATGTGGCTGTGAAGAACATAAAGGTAATGATGTCTGGTggggaaaagaagaagaagatgtcaacTGTACAAGCCTGGATCAGAGATGGCTATTGTATCATTAGGAAGAAAATACTCGGTGGCACAGGACAGTCATTGGTTGCCTCCCTGGTTTGATCAAGTCCAAGGATCTATTCGTGGGGAAGACAAGAGGGTAAACCCTAAATGTGTGCACGGTTGAGTCTTTTAGCGGATGTAATCATGTTTATATGTTGTTTCTGTATTGATCTCATTGTTTTAGTGTGGAGTGACTGATTGTTTTTGCTTGTGTATGCTTTGTTGATATTAGGGTTCATGTGTGATCGCAGAGGTTCTGGGGATGCAGAGAATCAAGCCGTTTCCGAAAGCATCCATGGCTGTGATAAGAACAATAGAGTATTATTATCAAGATCCGCCCAGCCACCCACTCTTAGTCTCTACACACCAGAGATCTAAGCCACTCTTGATCCTCTAGAGTAGAATCAAGATCCACAGCATTCACTTTCTAAATGCCTAACTAACTAACTGACACACGAGTTCCCTTTTATATCTAAGGCTCGTTTACAACTGACTCTAACGACTCTTCTTCTTTACGTAACAACTGCCAGCTCATCACTTCGTAACTCTTCCTCTCTCTTCGCTTGCCTCTTCCTTCTTGACACATACACTCTCATAGGTCTATCAATACCCCCGTTCTGAAGAACCAGCTTGCCCTCAAGTGGGTAACAAGGAAACTGACTCTTAAAATCTCTCATGCGCATCCAAGTCGTCTCATGTGAAGGTAAATTCTTCCACAACACTAGTATCTCCAAATGACCCTCCCCATCATAACGTGTATCCAGAATATCCTGCGGTTCCACAATCAATTCATCATCATCCGATAATACTGGTGGTAATGGCGTGACACTGCGCCCTGCTCCAATCACCGGTTTAAGCTGTGAAACATGAAAGACTGGATGCACCTTCGACTCCTCAGGCAACCTCAATCTATACGCTACTTTCCCAATCCTCTCCAACACTTCATAAGGACCATAGTAACGTGCAGACAGTTTCTGACACACTCGACGACTGACTGATTGCTGTCTATACGGCCGTAATTTGAGATAGACACGCATCCCCACGTCAAACTCTAAGTCTCGTCTCTTCTTGTCAGCGTTATTCTTCATTACCTCTTGTGCACGTAACAAATGATGTTTGACGTCATCCAACAACACATCACGCTCCTTTAACATCGATTCAAGCTGAAAATTCTGCGTTGAGCCTTCCTCAAACCGCAACAGAGACGGAGGATCTCTTCCATAGACCAGTTTGAACGGAGTACACTGCGTAGCTGTGTGAAACGACGTGTTATTCCAGAGTTCTGCCCATGGCAGGAACTTAGCCCAAGTCTTAGGATGAGCCGACGCGAAACATCTCAagtatgtttccaaacaacggTTTAAGACTTCCGTCTGACCGTCTGATTGTGGATGGAAAGCTGTACTGAAACGCAAACGTGTACCTGAAGACTTGAAACATTCTTTCCAAAAGTTGCTCAAAAAGATCTTATCTCTATCCGAAATTATTGACTTCGGATAACCGTGAAGCCGTATGATCTCCTGAACAAACTTCCCAGCAACATCATAAGCCGTAAAGGGATGTTTCAATGTGATAAAGTGACTGTATTTACTCAGTCTATCCACCACCACTAAGATCACGTTGACACCCTTTGAAGACGGAAGACCCTCTATGAAATCCATAGAAATATCTTCCCAAATCTGAGTTGGAATCTCTATTGGCTGAAGCAACCCTGCCGGCGACAGAGTCGTATATTTGTGCGTCTGGCAAACTTCACATGCCGCAACATACGCTTGAACCTGTTTTCGCATCTGTGGCCAATAAAAACTCGCACGTATCCTCTTATACGTCTTCAAAACTCCAGAATGACCCCCAATAAGACTATCATGATATTCCCGCAAAATCATCTGAATATGTCTTGACTGAGACGGCAACACCAAGCTCCCTCTGTTAAAGAGTCTCCCTTGTATCACCAAAAACCCCTCTTTCAGCTTCTCACCTCTGCTCAACTTCGCAATCTGATCCTGAATCCACTCATTTCCATCAACTTCCGCATAAATGTCTTGAGCTTGCAGTGAAGCTGGTATAGTCAAAGCGAAACAATGAAACTTCAAGTTCAAACTCTTATACTGCACAATACGAGACAGACCATCAGCTACCCTATTCTCTGCTCCCACCTTATATTCAATGTCAAAGTCGTAACCCATAATGCGAGTCAACCAACGCTGATAATCCAGTGTGACTTCCCTTTGCTCAAGTAAATACTTAAGACTTTGCTGATCTGTTCGCACAATGAATCTCCTTCCTAACAGATAATGACGCCACTTCTGAATCGAGAGTACAATTGCCATCAGCTCTCTCTCATATATCGGTTTCAGCTGTTCCTTCTCAGTCAACGCATGACTGAAGAATGCAATTGGGTGTTTCTCTTGCATTAATACTGCTCCCAAACCAAATCCAGATGCATCTGACTCAATGATGAACACTTGTGTAAAGTCTGGTAATGCCAACACTGGTGTAGAAGTCATTGCTACCTTTAGTTTCTCAAACGCCGCTTGTGAGTATTGGGACCATAGGAACTGTTCTTTCTTAAGCAACTCAGTTAAAGGTTTAGCTAGCATTCCATAGCTTTGCACAAATTTCCGATAATATCCGGTCAAACCCAAAAATCCTCTCACATCTTTCACTGTTCGAGGAGTAGGCCATTTAGTCACTGCTGCAATTTTCTGAGGATCAGTAGACACGCCCTCTGCCGATATGATATGGCCTAAGTATTCCACTTGTCTCTGACCAAATGCACATTTCTTTCTGTTTGCAAATAGCTTGTGCTTCTCAAATACCTTCAACACTGCAGACACATGTTCAATATACTCCTCCAAAGACGAGCTGAATATCAGAATGTCATCGAAAAATACAAGAACAAACTTGCGCAGAAACTCCGAAAACAGTTCATTCATCAATGACTGAAACGTCGCTGGTGCATTCATCAAACCGAAGGGCATAACTAAGAACTCATAGTGACCTTGATGTGTCCTGAAAGCTGTCTTCTCTATATCCTCTTCTTTCATTCTTATTTGATGATATCCAGACCttaaatccagttttgaaaacCATTTCGAACcactcagctcatccagcaACTGGTCTATCATGGGAATAGGATATTTGTCTGGTATCGTTGCTCTGTTCACCATCCTATAATCCACACAAAACCTCCAAGATTTGTCCTTCTTCTTTACCAGCAACACCGGGCTTGAATAGGGACTATGGCTTGGTCGAATTGCTCCAGTCGACAACATCTCCTGCACACTCTTCTCCATTACTTCCTTGTGAATCTGAGGATACCTATAGGGTCTCACGCTAATAGGTCCCGCTCCAGGTTGTAAAGTAATGCTATGTTCATGCCCTCTTATCGGAGGAAGCTCCGTCGGTTCGTTGAATACGTGTGCAAACTGAAGCAACACTTCATTCAATCTCACCGGAATCTCAGATTCTGGTTGTAAGCTCTTCAACGAAGTTCCTTGTATGTGTAAGGATGGATCACCCATTAACGTCACTTTCCATCCTTGATAAAAGAACACATACTCGTGCTTCTCCCAATCAATCTCACATTTCCCCAACGATCTCAACCATAACATGCCCAAGATAACATCCACGTTTCCCAATTCCAACACAATGAAATCTGACTGAAATGGTAATCCTTGGAGCGTGATTATCACATCTCGACAGACCCCAACTCCTGGTACTGATGTTCCTGTCCCCAACATGATCTCTAAGCTTTGGTTATCTGCTTTCAGCTTCAATTGTTTCACCAAAGATGGTGATATGAAATTGTGGGTTGCTCCACTGTCAACCATGACTACCATCGACTGATTCTTAATTGTGCCTCGTAACTTTGTTGTAGTTGGAGAATATAATCCCAATAACGAGCTCACAGAAATCGTTCGCAGTTGTGGTTCCCACACAATATCATCTTCTTCCCCCTCTCCTGCCTCCTGTGTAATGACCTCCATTTCAACTCCATTTACTACCGTCAATACCCGCAGAACAGCATTAGGACAGACTGCAGCATGTTGTCTACTCCACTTCGCATCACACTGAAAACAAAGGCCTAGTCTCTTCTTATCTGCTAACTGGCCATCCGATAACCTCAATGCTGGTCTTTCCGTTCCGCTTTGTTTCTGCTGGTTCGATGCAGTAGCTTGTACGGTCTGCTTCTGC includes the following:
- the LOC103846188 gene encoding uncharacterized protein LOC103846188, with protein sequence MASQNSAHPFGYSTPSDTRRRWWWSRPIATLPAPDDRKATSKELAAYFSPLWGGLLTAIAMFLIFLFTDEADPHAKFSIQSIAISPSTATYHVDFLVRNPSSRYSIYYDDRDASVRFGDVNVAVFKIIRERSYRDHTAFSLAFDAGEVINGTDVELHIKLRGMHERYIDYDEAGHFDTTCHIRSKENIEKINCHSGFTHMRMLV
- the LOC103845570 gene encoding uncharacterized protein LOC103845570, which produces MAEIESESKQGRRVVVIGGRVAGSLAAKLLQFHADVILIDPKEYFEITWASLRSMGEPSFAERTIINHKNYFKKGRVVTSPAVNITETDVMTADGDVTGYD